The sequence tacatatttaattgtcgcgtaaatgtgtattatataaaaaaaaaaaattatcgtatggaatacgggttgggatgtttcaatAATGAAAATTTAGTTCCAAAAATTTGTATGGTTGCACGTAAACCTGAAGAAGAAGATGAGAAAAAGCGATTAATGGTAGCAAGCTTACAATGCCTTTCATCCATGGTACACTTCTAACATTATGAATTGTGAAAATGATATCCTTTCTTTTTGTCTTTAGATAACACATTACAAATGTTGATTTGGTTCATGACGGAGTTCTCGCATATGTTTGATGAATTTAACGTGATTCATCAGTTGAACTATATTTTTTGTTGCAAATATTATGACGTACAATTGTGACTATTCAAATCGTTGTGTCTGAACTCTAACAATGCAGATTATACATGTGATTTTGAGTAACTATGTTTCGACCTCGACCACTGAATAAGACGATGAACGGGGGGAAGCACATCATTTTTGGGTGGATGAAGTAGTTAGATGTGAAGGAAGGGAGGCTTAAAATGAAGCCAATTCTAACTACTAGACTGTTAAACCACGGACCGAAAAAAGGTCCTTCCCTTTTGACTAGGTTATCAACTATGGTACCCTCTTTCATAATGGGTGTGTATCCGCTGtaatttatattttaaagtttaaatttttatttatttatttaactctTTATTTTTTTTGCAAATGGTACAGAGAAGAGGTTGAAACACTCAAAATATGGGCTCAAAATTGTATTCAAAGAATGGTAGAGCTCGCTAAGGCTCGTACGACGATGGGTAGAGTGTTAGACCCGATGTTTATCTTTTTCGAGACTAACCGACAATGGATTTCTCCTCGTGGGTTAGGGTTGTTTGTGTTATCTGGACTGGAGCTTCTAGGTACTTAATTTTTTTATATGTATCTTCTATATTTTATTCAGTATATATCAAATACTAAATTTGTTTCGATTTTGATTCAAAAAACAAGCAGTTGATATTAGCTTCAGTTGTTTACCACTTGGACCACAAAAATTCACATGATCCTGAATTGAAGTCGGATGTTATACAGACTACTACTTTTTGGCTCGACAAGTTTGGTCCTAAATTGATCTGTGTCGGCATTTGAGAAAAAGCCTTCATGCAATCGTTGAATCAGTTGGAGAACATGAGTTTAGGTGGAATACTTCACTTCAATCATCAATAGAATATTGTTTACTCGAAATAGCCAAAGGGGTATGTATGTCTATTAATCAACAATTTCCATGGGTATACTTTATCAATTTCCATCGAATATGAatgccacttatgtggtattgggttacgttgttgttgttgttgtattccgAATATTCTTAGAATCGAGCTTTGTGATGTCTTTACTTggtaataatattttttaaaatcTTGTATGTTAAAATACCCGCGaatgcgcgggttataaactagttactAGTTATTATAAAAATGACGTTCACAATGTTGGTTAAACGTATATGACATCTATAAATATATAAGTGTTAGTATTtgtttattaaattaatttaagTAGTTATATTAGGTCAATAGGTCAAAAAATAGGTCAATAAGAATGTTTGATATGTAACGCTCTTGTAATTTGTTTTCTTTAGCCCCCTTCAAGTTGCTTGCtagaatgtatgtatatgtacgtgaatGTATATGAccgtcacaaaaaaaaaaaaaaaaaaaaaaagaacaaaaaTCCTTGAGTGATTTTAACAAGAAAATATCTCTAGACAGCTTTTCAACGCTTGAAAATACTACAAGGAGTGAAATTGAAGATTTTTAAATAGTACAGGGACTATATATGTAAGTCATCAAAAAGAAGGGGGTTTTGTTAGCTTGTAATAATATGATCGAAAGAAAAACGAACGGCGATGTCGAAAAAACGAGGACGGCGATCACCGACGGATGATCGCCGATCAAATGGTGACTACTCTTCTTCAAGTCGCAATGTTGATGTTCATCCAAAAAACAAAGCACGTAGTAGTAGCAGTATCGTTGTTATCAGTTTTGTAGTTATCTCAATCATCATCTTTCCAATTGCAATTTCTGTATATCTTCGATATCTAAAACAACAAGATGATTTCAATACGTCGGAACTACAACACTCATGGCTTCCGTACGTATATAAACGAGGCCTTGTGACGACTGACATCAGTTATCAACAAATTCTCACTGTATGtcgcattattaattaattaattgctaTATTTTTGTTGAATTAATAATTCATTAGGTTTCAGTTAAATTAAGTGTATTCAGAAGGTGAATAGCATTAAAAATTTGCAAAGTCATTTGTTATATGATTGCCGCAGCGCTGTATTATGCTTTGTGATTTGTGAAGAAATTGGAAGAAAACTATTTTGATCATTTATCTTTGTTATACTAATTTTGTACACTCAGGAAAATGATAGAGTTTCAGAGAATGCATCGATTCGACAATTTACCTACCCTGTGCTTGCTTATGTTACACCATGGTGAGTGTATTCTTCTAACAAACATAATTAGTTTCCGCTCATCCTCTGAATCTCCCTTTTCAAACATATTGattgatttatttatttttcatgTGTATTGATATTGGACATCATGATAGATAGATAGTGTTAGATATCAACACCTGACTTTCAATTCAATTTACTTATATTCATATGTAAACTGAGAAATAATTGCAAGGGGTAGCATATGATGTAACATCTTTAATGACTACCAATAGAATAGACTGTATGTAAAGGGTTAGTATTGCTAAAATTTTATAATCTATTCAACTTGAGACTTGAACTACTCCATCTAGTTTGGGTTGATTTAGTAGTATAACCTCAGGGACAATGACAAAAGTTAGATAAGGTTATCATTAATTTCAAATAAACCTTTTCTGGCTTCGATCACTGAAGATGGATCATCATCCTCAGGGTTGTTCTATAGTTTGTATGTAGCTCCCAGTCATTTGAAGTAGTACATAGGATGAATTTGTTTTATGGTGCAGGAATTCAAAGGGATATGAACTGGCAAAGGACTTCAACTCTAAGGTTACTCATATATCACCCGTTTGGTATGATTTAAAAAGGTACTATTGGCTTCTTAATTATGATTGTAAATCTCATCTACCTCCTTGAATCTCGATTATTAAACCTTTACCAGGGTGTCTTGCTGTGTCTACATAATTCTCTCACTGGTTCAACTTAACAAGTGTAGTGGTGAACTTTTATGGTGGTTTCATCATCTTGTTGACTGTAGTAGTCTATTATAATCGTATAGGAGGACAGCATGCTACTTGACATCTTGCATTTATTTTATATACAGTATTCATGCTCTTTTGTGGCCTCCTTTTGTAGCCAAGGGGCTGATTTTGTTCTGGAAGGAAGACATAATGTTGATAAAGGATGGATTTCAGATCTCAGAATGAAGGGACATGCTCTGGTATGGTCATATTCTTTTCCTTAGCTTATGCTTGTAAATTGGGGGTGATAAGCTGTATATATAAGATCTAGCTCTTTTCAATCAAATAAATTGTATTGAAGTTAACCTGAGTGTTAGACCATTCAAATTTGAAACCATGCAAGCATCAATGTATAAGCATATTTACAGCAATGAATCTGTGTAATTCAATTCTTTTTATATAGCCTTATGTAAAATCACATGCTAGTTATAGGTTCCTGGCACCATCGTTTTGTAAAAGAGCCACTCACTAAGACTTTAGAAAATGAAATGGGATCTCCATTTACTGTGGGTCTAACTTATATTGTAGACGCATCGGCTATATACAATACAATGCACGAATTGTTTACTTTTTGTCTCACAAGCTAATATTCTAAATATAGTTGTTGGTTGGTGTAGGGTGTTCTTAAGTACTCATTTGGTAAATTTGACTGATATAAGTGACCACCTAGTTTCATATGTGAGATTGATTTTCCTATCGATCTCAAAATGTATGCAGATTAGTTTTCCTCAGTCTTTTATTTCTAGGTTTACTCTTTATTAACAGATATTGCCTAGAATTGTACTCGAAGCTATACCTATGGATTTGCTTAAGAAGAAGAAGCAAAGATCTAAGGTAATTGACCTTATAGTAGCTGAATGCAAGTAAGTATTCTTTGATATATCCACTCTCCAACAATTATAGTTCTAAGTATTTTATTTAATCTTCTGGGCCTTTCTTCCCTAAATTCTCAAATAGTCAAATGCAATCCAGTATATAACCTTGTTCTCTAAAACAATACCTAGTAATACCATTTTACTAATTTTGTGATTGCCTAGAAATATGAAAATCACGTTAATTTAGTAGTTACATTTTATGGTTCTTATGAGTGGACAGGGAAATGGATTTTGATGGCATTGTActagaatcttggtcaagatggGCTGCATATGGTGTCTTGAACGACCCACACATGCGGAATCTGGTAAACTTTAAGttaaattaataaattatcatTAGCTACCAGTTTATATGATGTTACAAGAATGCTTCTTTTGTATACTAAAACAGGCTCTGCAGTTCATTAAGAAGTTAGGACAAACCATGCATTCTGTGCTAGTAAATCAAGAGGACAACAAGCAGAGTCTGCAGTTAGTATATGTTATTGGTCCACCACGTTCTGATAGACTTCAGGCTTATGATTTTGGGCCCGAAGATCTGCAAAATTTGGGTGATTCTGTGGATGGTTACTCCCTTATGACTTATGACTTCTCAAATCCTCAAAGTCCGGGTCCGAATGCACCACTTAAGTGGGTCCACTCTACTATGCAGCTGCTCTGTGGGACCCACACCGATGGCTCTCGGAACTCGTCTCAAAAAATATTTCTAGGCATCAACTTTTATGGAAATGATTATGTTCTTCAAGGAGGTATGTAGGTCATTACTTTCAGTTAATTTGCACTTAGTTCTGCTGACACAGATGTTGAAGAAAACGAGTAGAATATGAAATTTATTTGATGATAAAATAGTttttgtgtgtgtgtatgtgtgtgttatttGGTGCAGGCGTTGGTGGAGGGGCTATTCTTGGAAGAGATTATGTTTCATTGTTGGAAAAGCATAAGCCTCAACTGCAATGGGATAAAAAAAGTGCAGAGCATTACTTTGTGTACACGGATGAAAATCAACATGTGAAGCATGTCGTGTTCTACCCTTCTCTTTTGTCTATTGCAATGCGGTTGGATGAAGCTCGGTCATGGGGTGCCGGCATTTCCATTTGGGAAATCGGTCAAGGTTTAGATTACTTCTTTGGCCTTCTGTAACTCGGATGTATGTACTTTGAAGTATAGGATAATCATCTTGTTAAATTTCATTGTGTTTAGgatcttttatttaaattaatttataattatcagGAAATCTGAAAATTTTGGAATAATGGGTATGACTGTATGTCTGTTGCGTATTTGTATGTTAGAGTTAAGTAATGCATATATTATCAGTGCACCTGCTCATTGCTAATGAATCCGAGACTTGAACATAACAACGATGTCTTATACTAATGCAAAAAATTGTTAACACAAACGTGATGTTATCAATGGGTCTTTTTCAATCTTTTTAAAGAATTATTTGGAGGGTttaggctgttctttattattgaAACCTAATGATTATGTAACAATCATATAATCAGTTGCTTGTTTAGACCTTGAAATGAATAGATAATATCATATTTTCTTAATGGATGTTAACTATTACTGAAGTATTGGTTAAGGTTGCTTATCATAAATTTAAAGTTGTAAATGAACcacttgatattgatatttacaactCATGAGTTTCATATATATTTGATCGGTATTCTGAGCTAATTAAATTATAAAAAATGAAACTTGATGTTTACTAAATATtttcaaattatattaaaaatttcgTTATCAAAGCTTCTTATTAACAAGGTAATGAACTTACTCCATTTTTAAACGTAAACTAGTAAATATTCTTTAATGTATTGTACAATACTTTGAAGCACATCTAATATTTTATATGtggtttaaaataattaagaaagaaTTTACTATCTACTCGTAATAAAttatgttaatttttttttattttttaacgcTGAAtttgcatcagtagatcatttatttcaacgacactcatcatttgcactcACACACGCTATAAGAAAACTCCTACTCGAgttgcttgacaactaatcgcgGGATCTGGGTTGTTTGGCAACTAATCACAGAAAATTAGACAGAAAACCTTCACCCCAGGAATTGAACCCTTAGTTACAATTAACTACTTGCAGATtactgtattatttttttttatttctggtATAATATTTCAATCAACTACTTTTGCCAACGGTCCAGAACCTCCTAGTCCTAATTATTCAATCCGATTTTTACACCACACAAAACATAATGTAACATGATCATCTATATTTCTGATCCTCATTTGCCACATGTCACTCAATCATTGGAGCCTTTATCAAATTTCCTTCCACCTCAGCATCTCTACCCATATTGCACATTCCTGAGTCCAGAACAATTCAGAAATCATAAGAAACAAGTATTACCTATCCTTCTCCTTCTCTGCTGCTTTCATCATTAATTTTTTTCTCaaatttttattataatttatttatttataaaaagaaGTAGAATTATGCAATGGAAGCCATGAATGCAGCAGTTATACTGAAACCCATTTCAGTTCTTAAACCAGAACCCACCAAAAAGCACTCAACTTTATCACCTACAACATTCCCTCAACTCAAAATCTCAAAACCCAAATTCAATGGCACTAGTTTAGTCCTGTTATCATCATCTTTTTTCAATTATGCTTATTCAAAAGCACTTACTTATGAAGAAGCACTTAATCAATCAACAACATCTGACTCATCTTCATTCTCAACACCTGATATTGATGTTAGTGGTGTTATTGATGGTATAATCAACTTTAGTGTTGAGAATCCAGTTGTGGTAGCTGGTGGGGCCGCCTTGTTGGCAGTTCCATTTATTCTGTCTCAAGTTTTTGGAAAAAGTAGTAAACCATGGGGTGTTGAGTCTGCAAAAATTGCTTATGAGAAATTGGGTGATGATATAAATGCTCAATTGCTTGATATCAGGCCTAGTTCTGAAATAAGGTTAATGGGTAGTCCAGATATTAAGGGATTTAAAAAGAAGTCAATTGCAGTTGCTTATAATGGTGATGATAAACAAGGTTTCTTAAAGAAGCTGGCTTTGAAGTTTAAGGATCCAGAGAATACCACATTGTTTGTTTTGGATAAGTAAGGATCCTTATCTTTTAATGATTTAACTATTTAGTTTATAATTATGCTACATGTATATTCAAGAATGTGTATACTTAGTTGAGCGTTGGGTGAACCTGATTATGATTCTTTGATTACTTAGGGATACAAGAGATGGACTTAGATAATCAACTAAGATGTTATTATATGAACAATGACTTATTATATTGAGACCAATCTGAACCTAATTATCTTTTTTCCCTCTCTAAGTTCATCATTGTATAAGATTTTGTTGAATTGTAGGAACTCTTTTTACTCTTTTCTGAAACTAACACacgatatatataaaatttgagatGAAGCCAGATTCGATGGTAGCTCTGAACTTGTTGCAGAGTTGGTCACAGTAAATGGGTTCAAAGCTGCTTACGCTATAAAAGACGGTGCAGACGGATCCCGTGGATGGATGGTTTGTTACATCTCTTTCGCACATTCTATTTTTGTTTCTGCAAAAGTCTAAACCCAATTTCTCACTTTTGTGTTTGATTTGTTCATGGTGTGTTCAGAACAGTGGACTTCCATGGGTATTACCAAAAAAGTCGTTAGCTTTCGACTTTAGCAGTTTGACTGATGCAATTGATGGCTTGTTTGGTGTAAGTTTCTCCATACAAAACCCCAAAGGGGTGGTTGAGTGGTTGGGAATCTCCAAAGGAGACCCAGGTTCAATCCCCGCCAATCTCACTTTGgggccttgcctttcaaaaaaaaaaaaaaaagagtttctCCATACAAAACTCATGTTTAGAATGAAGCTTTGAGTTTACACTTTTTTCTAAGAAAAATTCTTGAAATGAATGAATTTGCAGGATAGTTCTGATGCGGTATCTGTAATTTTTAGCGTAGCTGCAGCTACTGGACTTGGTTTATTAGCATTTACCGAGGTTATGATCTTGAAGCTATCCAATACTAaccttttttcttcttcttttcataTTTTTGGATTCATTGTTGTAAATTTTGATCTTGTTTAGGTTGAAACAATACTTGAGGTCTTGGGTTCTGCAGCAATAGTTCAACTTGTCACCAAGAAGCTACTATTTGCAGAGGTTTTTTTAATTTCATTGCTTTTTTTTAATATCATTTTAACTTCTGGGTGAAAATAAAAATCAATATAAACAATGTTGCAATATCCAAAAAGTAGCCTTGTGTTTgattgcctttttttttttttttttttttttttttgaaaggcaaacacacacacac comes from Rutidosis leptorrhynchoides isolate AG116_Rl617_1_P2 chromosome 4, CSIRO_AGI_Rlap_v1, whole genome shotgun sequence and encodes:
- the LOC139839543 gene encoding uncharacterized protein, which codes for MSKKRGRRSPTDDRRSNGDYSSSSRNVDVHPKNKARSSSSIVVISFVVISIIIFPIAISVYLRYLKQQDDFNTSELQHSWLPYVYKRGLVTTDISYQQILTENDRVSENASIRQFTYPVLAYVTPWNSKGYELAKDFNSKVTHISPVWYDLKSQGADFVLEGRHNVDKGWISDLRMKGHALILPRIVLEAIPMDLLKKKKQRSKVIDLIVAECKEMDFDGIVLESWSRWAAYGVLNDPHMRNLALQFIKKLGQTMHSVLVNQEDNKQSLQLVYVIGPPRSDRLQAYDFGPEDLQNLGDSVDGYSLMTYDFSNPQSPGPNAPLKWVHSTMQLLCGTHTDGSRNSSQKIFLGINFYGNDYVLQGGVGGGAILGRDYVSLLEKHKPQLQWDKKSAEHYFVYTDENQHVKHVVFYPSLLSIAMRLDEARSWGAGISIWEIGQGLDYFFGLL
- the LOC139839542 gene encoding rhodanese-like domain-containing protein 4, chloroplastic, translating into MEAMNAAVILKPISVLKPEPTKKHSTLSPTTFPQLKISKPKFNGTSLVLLSSSFFNYAYSKALTYEEALNQSTTSDSSSFSTPDIDVSGVIDGIINFSVENPVVVAGGAALLAVPFILSQVFGKSSKPWGVESAKIAYEKLGDDINAQLLDIRPSSEIRLMGSPDIKGFKKKSIAVAYNGDDKQGFLKKLALKFKDPENTTLFVLDKFDGSSELVAELVTVNGFKAAYAIKDGADGSRGWMNSGLPWVLPKKSLAFDFSSLTDAIDGLFGDSSDAVSVIFSVAAATGLGLLAFTEVETILEVLGSAAIVQLVTKKLLFAEDRKKTIQEFNEFVATNIGPKELLEEIKDIGKALLPPVTSKTLPAPTTTTEEAVVEPTNSAPPEIQAEPATPPPEIQAAAPSPVEPPVQVNAVPKTEVKEEAVPKPTRSLSPYPYYPNLKPPTSPTPSRP